In the Pleuronectes platessa chromosome 23, fPlePla1.1, whole genome shotgun sequence genome, ctgttgtcctCCGTCCTCCAGGTGACGCTGGCGACTGTGATTGTAGAGGAGGAGGCACTCCAGGGTTTCCAGGGTTGCCCGGCCCCCCCGGAGTCAATGGCGGCCCCGGCTTCGATGGACGAAAGGGAGATCCTGGGGACCCCGGCTCCCCTGGCTTCGGTGGCGGTCAGGGACCTCCTGTGAGTAATATTTTGACCCCGAGTTTTTCAGTTTGTCGTTGTATCGAACACTGAAGTTGTCAATCTGCCGTGTGCGTCCTCGTCCAGGGTCGACAGGGTGTACCGGGTTTCTTTGGCCGTAAGGGCGAGAAGGGGGAGTCTTATTACCGCGGCCCGGCTATTGGACTGAAGGGAGAAATCGGAGCGCCGGGGCCCAGAGGACCCATGGGTGAAACTGGAAAACCTGGCAGAGACGCACTACCTGGCTTCCCAGGCGCCCCCGGGCCTCCGGTAAGTACTGAGACACTGAGTGTTTGGAAACTACCTGCAGGTTTGAGCACAAACGGGTTTTAACACAACgtttcctctcctgtcctcgctttgtctctcctttccTGTTCCATTCCTTTTCATTGTTTCCTCAACCAATCTTCCTTTACTGTTCTTCCCTCTCccctttccttttcctcctctcttgatccccccccccccccccccccccctccccagggtGACGGCGGCTACGGCACAGTTGGAGAGAAAGGTTTCCCAGGATACCCGGGGTCTAAGGGGCGTGCCGGAGACCCTGGCTATCCCGGTAGCGGCAGCGTCGGAGCCCCAGGCCTTCCCGGAGAGAAGGGAGATCCCGGACAACCTGGGTTCCCGGGGTCAAATGGTTTACCTGGACCGAGAGGTAAGTGATGCCGGGGAAGAATGACGGAGGCGGAAGAAAGGACAGGAAGAAGAGCGTGacaaagaaagtgtgtgtgtctctgtgtgtgtgtgggtgtgtgtgtgtgtgtgtatcatgccATATTCCTCCCACAGGGCTGAAACCCTGATCAAACATCCGTCTCATCCCGTTACCATCCATCCTCCATAAACTGTTGTCACCATATCAACCTCATCTTAACACCATAAACCAATAGGAGACGTTTTTAGTGGACAagcacttcctgtctctccAGGACCTGAAGATGACAACGTTAGACTTTCTGTTAAGAtgttaagaagcagcttcatgCCTCGGCTGCAGCAGCACTGTTACTCAACTACACGATTAATGGTCTCCATTAATGTGCTTGTGCACCTCTTCTGCAGCCAATAATCTGTGATCCATAAACTGCTTCATTAGTCGACTGACTGATGCACATTGTTGAGATCTGAATGCTGATTGCACAACAGCCCACTGTGCTTCTTTAGTCTCAGAGAGAAGACTCAACAAATCAGAGTCGAGTTTGGTctttggaggaagaagaagatatTTATTAGTGACAGAAACAACCAATTTCTCTTTGTAGAGTCGTAATATTACAATGAtattaaagttttaatattacaaagtaaAGTCGTCATTTTAATCTGATGATAAAGTTGTAATAGGATAAAGAACCACACAGACCTCTTCCCTGTTCTGTTGGTTAATTTTtatgatatttgtttttttatcaatctGGCCCTAATGCTATTTcctgttttgaaaaaaatgtttaaaaaagcagATTAACCTGATATTATATTAACTTCAGCTAATTTAAAATGCCTGACCAAAAAAAGACATCGGGCAACATCTGGATCCGCATATGAAGAGACAGAGTTACCGCACCCCCTCAGAGTGTTAAGTCTATACAATGTATAATATAGAAtcatttttataataaaacagaTTAAGTAAAGTTCACCCTGTTGCCACCAGCCTCCTCCTGACTCAGTTCGATCTCTCTGAGACTAAACGACACAAAGTCCTCGACAGCAGCTCGGTGTGAATGTGTGCTATCGTATCGTGATGCTAATGCTAAACCActgattttgatgtttttttgcttttaataCGAAGGTTATTGTCGCTCGCaggagatgagagggagggtgggggggggggggggcagacacacaaacagtgtgatGTGATGtcgctccttctctccctcctcctgtcgAGGGGAATAATCTGGTTTTGAGCTCTTTTACATTTGAAGCATTTTAATATTCCCCTTTGCCTTAACTGAATGAGCCTTTAATTACTTGAATGGAAGTGATTGCTGATTTGCTGATATCTGTTTGATGACAAACAATTTAATTGCTTTATTGGCGCATGCATGCAAGATGCTTTGTATGCCgccatcttctctctctctctctctctccctgttcatCCACCTCTCTGACCTCCCCTGTGCATGTGTATCTGTCCAGGTGAAAACAGCTGTGGAGGGGTTTATGACGGCGGAGAGGGAAAGGGTGGGTAACTTACTTTTTCATCCACCGGTCAGAGCCCGAGTCACGGGCCTCATGTTCAGGCAGCGCAGCCTCTGGTGGAATCACGAAGGCCGTTGATAGAAATCCAGCTCGTAGCTTAACGAAGAaacggtggaggaggagattcAGACTCAGCTCAGGGAGAAATGTTCCAAGTGtctgaaaacacattcacaatGAACTCAACCTTCCATTTCATTAATATAAAATCCACGAATCaggagagagaagtgaggagaTCGATCAAATTTGAGTGACTAGTCAGATCCTAAGTTTGTGAGCAGCTAGTCAACCATCTTCCAGGTGTGTTCTCATTCCGAACACTAGGGGGAGTTCTACTCAAGAAAGGCAGTAGTTCAGTTTCGCAGATCATCGTTTATAAAGAACTTCTTATAAAGAAATCGTTGCCAGGTTAAGAACAATCATATCTGTTTAatatcattaaatcatttttactaTCATCAATAAACCCATCGAACTGCAGTAGCTCATGAGGACTCGATCACAGCAAAGGACTTCTGGGAGATGTAGTCTGTTACACCCTGGCCCGCTGTCAATCATCTGTTCATGGCGGCGCCGATGGAAGCGCCTCGCTCCCTGCGCCTCAGGGTCTCCATCCGGCCGCCGCCAGTGGATGATTGACAGTCTGAGACCAGTTCATGCTCCAAtcacctcctgctcttcctccaaTCAAAGCTGCTGAAACCTGGCGCATGATTCCAAGCCCCGCCTCTGCTCGATGCTTTTAACCAccagtgagggagggaggggaaataaccccccccccgaccacacATTCTGAATTATACTTAACTTTCTAATGTTTGAGCGTTTCCATCATCAGCTAATATTTTGAACTGCCCCTTAATACGACAATGCATTTGCAACTAACGACCATTCACACATCAGCTGTCATGACGCGTGAATGGAGGCGACAGACAATCAACAACGAGAAAGACAATCACTAAAGAATCAACTGTTGAATAAATGTACcattaaaaatacaatataattatCAGGTATTATATTTATCATGCACTTGTTCTAGGTTATAGTCATTTGTCTTTCTTAGATAGAGCATTCATGTTTGTCCTACATGTTTCTTGAcctaaataatatttttaaacaCCTTCATGGACTTTGATGGAGAGAAAATAGACTCAAAGTGTTCACCAACATTTATGACATGATTTACAAATGTGTAAAAGTGATTTGTGCTAAAGTTTGGTAACTtacctttttgtattttttaactttgtgacCATGTGGAGTCGATTTTCTCTCCATATTAACTTCAAACCCGCCTCTGTTGTAAATCTCATACATGAGGTTTTATGCGATATAACTTAGGCCAGGTTTAAAACTGTTTTAGTCGTTAAAGTTGCAGTTGCGTGTTCAATTGTaccctgtatgtgtgtattgaaGTGTCTATGTGTGATTGCTAACCTGTATGTGACTGCTACCAGGCCAATATCGGAAATGCGACGACGCTGAGAAGGGAGAACCCGGTTACCCCGGTGCACCTGGACGACCAGGTAAAGCTCAACAGAGGTGTTACGGCTCCTCGGATGtaattttgttaaaatgttaaaatgaatcAGACAAATATAAAATTGAGAGTTTACATTTCTGTTAAATATGGGATATTATGAGAATGTTTGTGTTCTATGCAATTCCCCAAACTATGACTTTTGACTGAAACACATGACTTCCTGTGCACCAGAAGGTTTTCAGATAAATAATCTACAAATGCAGAAATGTTAACAAACTCAATTCAATGgcagaataaaaaatgtcaatacAGCAAAATGAATGAGTACGACTGTCCGCTCCCGTCAGGCCGGAAAGGTGAACCAGGTGAAAAAGGTTACCAGCCAGGAGGTTCCGGGTTTGACGGATccaaaggagacagaggagaaccCGGTTCTGGAGGTCAACCCGGACCGCAAGGTGAATTCAagatggtttctttcatttagtttaaataaatgtcttcatgttcctaataagtttgtttttaatttgttaacaCCATGATTGAtggagtgggaggaagtggcaACACATCGACCGTATTTATTGACAGTTTATGGTTAAATGAAATGATCCCTCCCATaacgtcttctcctctgtcccttCCCTTCCTGCAGGTTTCCCTGGACCCAGAGGTGATCCTGGATTTCCAGGTATCCCAGGACAAGGTTTGGACGGAGGCCGGGGGAAGGATGGCATTCCTGGGCGTCCAGGAGCCAAGGGCCAGCCTGGAGAGGTACTGGGAGCCACGCCTGGTGCCCCGGGGCGTGACGGTGTCCCGGGATATCCTGGAGACAAGGGCCAACCTGGGACGCCAGGAGGACCTGGATCACCCGGTGGGTCTGAGACGGAGATGCTCACATTGTCCAAAGTGATCAGCCTAATCAGCCGACTCAGCCGAATCAGCAGCTCTATAATTATTCTTCCTCTGGCAGGTTTTGATGGACGCTCAGGCGTTCCTGGACTAAAGGGAGAGCGCGGCATTGATGGTCTTCCTGGTTACCCCGGCCCCCCTGGACCTCCAAGTGAGCGGGGAATCCCCTTCCCCGGTCAACCGGGACTTCCTGGCAGCAAGGGACTGAGCGGACCaccaggtgaggaggagaatcagAAACCGGCAGACTTCTGTCAAATTTATTAGAATTTCAGAAAGTTTAGTCTCCCATGTTCCACATTTACAAGAtcgtgtctttgtctttgtattTGTAGCTTTATTTAaactagaagaagaaaaatgacGATTGAGTTCTGAAGTCATTCACCTCGTCCCTCCACTTTTACCAGTGTTGGTTCATcccgctctttttctctgtgtatttcttctcctcctcctcttttataTTCCTCCTCGTCCtatgtttcctcctcctttcctcccacacaccatcatcatcctcatctccgtccatcctctcatccctccatcctcttgtTCTTGGTGTTGGGTCACTCGTTTTAGGCTGCCAAGGTGAGACACTCTccccccatccatccatccctccatccatccatcatccgtcCATTCTTTTCTTTACTCCCTTggcttccatccctccatcctcctgctGTTCATGCATAAGACCAAACGCTCTAACTGCTCCCTCCCTCTAAGTGTCTGCATCCTCTCGTCTTCTCGTGCAGCGAAACAAATGTCCATCTCCAAAATTCAATCCCTCTCAGAATCAGTGTTGGGGTGTGAATCAAGTGTTGACACAGTTTTCCTTGGATAAAATGACCCACTATGAACAAAGGTAAACAAGCTGAACGTGTGTTCTGTGATCACCTTCAGACAAATGACCTCATCACACCCCAAAGCAAAGACTCGCTCAGTTGTTTGTCAAAGTGTCGACTGAAGATGGACATTTTAGTTGTGAGACGTtaagaaacaaaacatttccccAAGAACCGTGACTACCAGTGTTTGgattttcttgttgttgtttttttgcagccAGGACTAACCCCTGTAATTCAATTAGACATTTGCATCTAATCTGTGCCGGGTatgtttgttattgtgttaATTGCAGTAGGTTTGTGTAACGAACAAAACGCTGTTTAACATCTAGAGGCTTATCCTACACTCTTAAAAAGGCTTTTTCTTAAGTTTTCAGCACATCCCTGCATGGTCCCACAGAAGAGCGACATGTTGGTGAAACCATGTGAACAGATGTGTTGAAAATGGCCATCCTTTTTAAGAATGTAAACCAGTAGCGGCTAACGTGCTTACCTGCAGGACCAACGAACCTCAGGGGGTTCAACCTCACTAATTCAGTCTGGAATTGCACTTGAGTTACTTTAATATTTGAATGAAACTAAACACGATTACagctttaaagtttaaaaacctGACACGACGACAATCTAAGTGCAATTGCAGCCTAACCAAAGTCATGAATAATGCaacagggggcgggggggaggtgtgtgtgtgtgtgtgtaatgcttattttaatatttattaacaAACTTATTGGAGGTAAGTTAAGTAATTATAAAACAAATGAGGtaagtttattttacattatgattatgatttgttTCTTTGGCCATCTCACCATCTATCATTCGTTCATTCCTCGTCCACCCATCCACAGGTTACCCCGGACGCAAGGGCGACAGAGGAGACCCTGGATTCCCAGGGCCTGCTGGCATGAAGGGAACCCCAGGACAGCCTGGCACCCCTGGTTTCCCAGGGTCCAGGGGAATCCCGGGACCTCCAGGACCAGGAACTAGAGACGGAGTTCCAGGAATCCCAGGAAGGAAGGGTACGCTGGTGCTCTCCATCTCTTTAATGATAACATGTGACTAACAGGACTCtcattttgattatttgtgCCTTTCCGCAGGTGAGAGAGGTTTCGCAGGGCTGATTGGTTTCCCTGGACTACCAGGGCGCCCTGGTAGTCCAGGCTTCCCAGGGAGCAAAGGACTGCCCGGAGGGCCTGGAAGAGATGGAAGAGATGGTGGATCTGGATACCCCGGACAGAAAGGTAACATTTTCTGGAACAAGATCGAGTGTGATGACACCAGTCGAGTTAGGTCACACTTCACAAAGGTTTGTTTTTACTTCTACAGGTGAGCGGGGATACACCGGCCGCCCAGGCTTGCCCGGCTTACCCACTCCGTTAAATTACTTGGAGAAAGGAGACCTCGGAAACCCTGGAAGCAACGGACTTCCTGGCTTCCCCGGACCAAGAGGTAACACCGCTTCCTGTGGCTGCATCATACTTCGACAGCTGTATATGTCAAACACAATGTTGCCTTCAACGAGGAAATATAATTGCACCTGTAACCGCCCTCCACTCTGAACCTGGTTTCAGGTGACAAAGGTCTGCCAGGTCGGCCTGGTCGTCAGGGTCTGCCTGGACTGCCTGGTTATGCGGAGCAGAGTAAAGGACagcccggtgagcctggctacCCCGGACGAGCGGGCAGTCCAGGATACCCTGGACCGAAGGGAGAGGCTGGAATCATGGGATTCCCCGGCATGTCCGGACCAAGGgtaggaaaacacacactcttgttAAATAATCCTCATTTGCAAGTTTCAGCCAATCAGCTTCAACTTCTGACGGCTTCTTCCAGGGTGATGAAGGTGCATCTGGTTTCCCTGGTAACCCAGGAGAATCTGGCCGACCTGGTGGCAAGGGTAAATATAAGCTATCATCAAAACAATCAAATACATATATTCAACCTCACACCTCTTTGAGAATCCATGACCACTGTGCAAACATTCATCCATCGAGTACTTTTCCCCTCAGGTATACCCGGGGAGAGTTATGGTTATCCTGGAGGCCCAGGTCCTAAAGGTCAGCCAGGAGATTCAGGCTTCCCAGGTAAGACTCACATTCCTCAGAGAACTGGTACAAAGGATCACCTAAACATCTGGCTCCTCCCGACGGGATCTGTTACCCATCAGACTGAATATCTCTTTTCAGGTGGTCGAGGTAACGACGGCGCTCCCGGGGACAACGGCTTTCCAGGAAGTCCAGGTTACTCTGGAGCAAAGGGAGCTCCTGGTGAAGGAGGACGGCCTGGAATAATGGGTGAGAGACAACGTCCGACACAACGACAAACAAACTAATTTCACAAGTGATGACATCAGAATGaaccagctggccaatcagagcagactgggctttatgAGGAAgagggccttaaagagacaggagcaaaAAAACATGCTGGAGCTGCAGCGttggacagtctgaggacagtgatgtgttttcagaacattagagcatgaaaaCCTTTTAGACTCATGACACCTACTAAATGATCACCCAGGTTATAAGCAGAATATGTCTTCTTAACACATTTATCTCATCCCCTCCCCAGGCTCCCCTGGTTTCCCCGGACCAAAGGGTCAGTCCTTCTACCCAGGACGAAGAGGACAAGACGGGACCCCTGGTCTGCCGGGAAGTCCGGGAGGACCTGGAACCAAAGGTGAAAGAGAACCACTGATGCTCTCTGTCTTTATCATAATGCAGAAAGCAAACCCACtcactgttttgtatttttacaggtTTGTCTGGACCCCCTGGTTTGGATGGACTTAACGGCCTCGGAGGACCTAAAGGCCTCCCTGGAACTCCAGGTACGGACGTCTTTACACACCTGTTCCTCTGTCGGCTGCAGTTCACAGACGTTGAAGATGAGTCACTGTTGaacattttgtttgtctttgggtCCAGGTGGAAACGCCGGAGGTCTTCCAGGTACCCCGGGTATTCCAGGGCTGAAGGGAGAAAGGGGCGTCTCCTACCCAGGAGCTCCCGGATTTCCTggagggaagggagagagaggacagcaAGGTAAGACAGTCTTAGAGTCAGCTGATTGGTTTGgaatcaaacaatcaaatattgaaataatgactgatttgtttttttgtgtttgtgtcaggtgGTCCTGGACTCCCAGGATTCCCTGGTCGACCTGGGCTTCCTGGTGTGAGTGTTGGGTCCAATTACCCCGGACCCACGGGAGATCCTGGACTCCCTGGACTGGATGGAGAGTATGGTAAATAaatttttttccaatttcaTCTTTCatattctccttcctctttccattttctttccttctcctctcctctctaaaCCTCatattctctctcctccaggtttCCAGGGTCCTCCCGGTCCACCCGGGCCCCCTGGTCCAGGCACagcacagggagacagaggtgaCCCCGGGCTGCCAGGCTTCCCTGGCTCCCCCGGCAggaaaggagaagctggaggccCTGGGAGCCCCGGAAGCCCTGGTTTCCCTGGTATCAAAGGTAGAGTAAAGCTGAAAATAGTACGAGAACCAAacgtaaaaaaattaaaaaaaataagataatgAAGTTAAACATTGGGTTTTTTTTTATCCAGGGGAACAAGGAGATAGCGGTTACGGCGGAGGTCCTGGTCTGAAAGGTTTCAACGGTGACCCTGGTTTTTACGGAAGCAAAGGAGCCAAGGGATTGCGAGGTAGGGCGACTCCTCTCCTGTCACTAGTAGAATTATTTAGTGAAGTGAAtcattttataaacatttttgtTGTCCatgcctgcctcctcctctccagggCGTGCTGGTCGCCCTGGTCCCCCCGGACCTATGGAGACGAGGCCAATCCCACGACCCTTGGGAGACCTGGGTTACCCAGGCGATGGCGGAATCCCTGGTGAGCCCGGCGTGTCTGGTCGGCCTGGAACTCCAGGACCCTCAGGTGAGCGTTTTTCAAATCGGAGTATGGACCAgtttaagaataaaaaagagttgatttcttttatttttatatatgaaaaatggagatgaaaataaaagactCTTCTGGTGCAGGTGCTAAGGGTCCTCCTGGCCCTGTGGGTAAACTGGGCAGGACCGGATCTGCTGGTCCTTCTGGAACGGTCGGTGAGGGCGGACCACCTGGTTTCCCGGGGCCAACTGGAGACCAAGGTTGGTGGTGTGTCTGCTCGTGTGTCTCGGTCCTCACGGTGTCCTCGTCAGACACGAGGTTTAATTCCAACTGTTATGTCTATTTTGAAGCAACTCACTAACTCTAAAATCTAGCAATTTAAAGATGGATGCTTCAGGTTTGGGGTTAAAACATTGTTTAAACTTtatatttcttcatttcttatttatgtCTTGTTGTTAATTGATTTTCCCATAAAACCCAACAATAGAGCCACTGAAAATACTTAAACTCATGAATCTCCACATTCTGACGCACTAATTCTGCACTGAAAGCAACTTTCAAttctaatatttaatatttaatctcacctcctcctcctcaggtctTCCCGGTAACATCGGCCGCCCCGGCATTCCCGGCGGAGTTGGCCGCAGCTCCAGCATCGGCTACACGCTGGTGAAGCACAGCCAGGACGCCCAGGTTCCCATGTGTCCTCAGGGCATGGCCAAGCTGTGGGAAGGCTACAGCCTGCTGTACGTGGAGGGGCAGGAAAAGGCCCACAACCAGGATCTCGGTACGGAAACGCTCCACCTGGGAGTTTTGATTTGTAGGTCTCAGCAGCCGATCTGTTGACAGTGTGAGaccttctctctttgtctctgcaggTCAGCCGGGCTCGTGTCTCCCCAGGTTCAGCACCATCCCCTTCCTCTACTGCTCCCCCAATGAGGTCTGCTACTACGCCAGCCGCAACGACAAGTCCTACTGGCTCTCCACAACCGCGCCCATACCCATGATGCCCGTGGCCGAGCAGCAGATCCGACCTTATATCAGCAGGTATTAATTAAAGGCTCTTTAAACTCTGAGGGCTCGTTTTTTGGGGTTGTTGTATTTGGCTTTGATTTGTACGTAATGTGTAACGTACGCTTCCTGTCCATTCCAGGTGTTCGGTTTGTGAGGCGCCGTCTCAGGCTGTGGCCGTCCACAGTCAGGACATGAACATCCCCAGCTGCCCCCCCGGCTGGAGGAGCCTCTGGATAGGATACTCCTTCCTGATGGTACGTTTAAAACTACGCCCATTTCCTAAAGATTACTTCATGCATCATTTTAAACtgctgttatatatatatatatgatatacaTTTCGTCTGTGGAATTAAAAGAAATTCAACAATCGACAGCTCTAACTTGGTTGTTCATCTCGAGgtcgaggtcaaaggtcactatGACCTGGCCACTGTCTCAAAGCAACACTCTCCAATTTCTCATGGAGCTTCTCACAACACGGCTTTCGTTTCAAAGTCCAGCTTCATCTTgaaaaggagcagaggagagtttAAAACAGAGGAAGTTAAACTTGTCTTTTTCCTGCGCAGCACACGGCGGCGGGCGCAGAGGGCGGCGGTCAGTCCCTGGTGTCCCCCGGCTCCTGCCTGGAGGATTTCCGCGCAACGCCGTTCATCGAGTGCAACGGCGGCAAGGGCTCCTGCCACTACTTCGCCAACAAGTACAGCTTCTGGCTCATCACCGTGGATCCCAACACAGAGTTCCGCTTCTCGCCGGCGCAGGAGACCCTGAAGGGAGGCCAGGAGCGCTCCAGGGTCAGCCGCTGCCAAGTCTGCAGCAAGCTGTTgtaggaggaggggaaggatgGAGGAGCGGAGGGAGGTGATGCGCTAACACTTCAAGGAAAGGAAATAAAGAGGAGGAAATTAGTTAAAAAGAAATCTATAAAAACCaagaacatgtgactgactgaAAACGAGCCCCTCTCCTGCTTCACCGGCGGTTTCACGATGAAGTTGAGTGACGATGGTGCGTTTTCAGAGTGTTTCTTTAATGTTTATCCCCGTTTAGGAATGAGTGTTGgatggaggaaatgaaaagagaaggGTTCACGCTCCTCTCTCGATTATCACTGACAATGGTGCTATTGTTTATGTtctgttgtgtgtattttgtgtctcgttatgtttttttggggggggcgaGAATCGTTTCTCGGCTACCTCGCTCACGCGTGTGCTTCAGATGAGTCCGATCGGAGAGGAGTCAGATGTCTTTGGTGTGATTCAAAAACAGCTGATCTGGTTTAACTGAGGCAGACGTTCACCTGATCCTGGATCACAGAcccatttgaaatgaaacaagagTGTAACTGCAGTTCATTTACAGAAGAAGCTGTCGCGTCCTCTGTCCTGAGGATTCTGCTCGTGTTGCATGAAAAGCTTCAGTGTATATGTTTAAGAATCAAGTTGCAGAGACTTGATACTTGAGACATCTACagattttattctttcttttattgCAGTAATAGGAGCTACACAGAAACTCTCTCTACATATATAATAGTTTATAACATCATGAGGTGGTGGTACTGCACCTGTTAGCTGGTTTGCAAACCACAGTGAAACCCAGCCGAGGAAGAAGAACCAGAAAGAAGAGCTAAAATCTATCAGATGCACAAAACAGGGACCTGAATTAAAtcaattttaattaaatgtaataaaacaaaatcctcTTAACTCACTCACGTTTCCTCGAGCTTTTGCTTTTTCGATGTTATGCTCAAGCTCCACCTGCTACTGAAAACTCCACCTTTACAGTGTTTTATGGAAG is a window encoding:
- the col4a6 gene encoding collagen alpha-6(IV) chain, coding for MKFLICVVAIALAVRSAHGQDKKTDEPCAGRDCSRGCQCFPEKGSRGRPGPLGEVGQSGPEGSRGSLGPLGPKGEKGQIGLKGPSGPKGDKGPMGVPGFKGTDGVPGHPGLEGGRGPPGLDGWNGTRGEPGDSGYGIGVPGYPGPAGAPGTKGQKGEPRYVSADGGVGYPGPPGPDGRPGIRGPDGRSGSPGPQGPEGYTGPPGPPGPQGMMGSRSDGYQGEKGDKGDLGVPGPSGTPGDGSLISETTLTIYKGDKGEPGFKGVRGFAGNPGAPGPFSYRGEDGEKGIPGYPGARGAPGFNGPPGTRGQQGYGGSPGFGGQPGYNGPKGDQGDPGPPGPPAYVNNNIGSIKGQPGDAGFSGQPGTRGDQGAPGYPGPPGPPGELLDPTGPGGYRGFPGTSGPKGEKGNPGIPSFGQKGYQGPSGSPGPIGPPGPPGLTIKLERDFKAPWLIDFTVLQGTGRDCVIYPTGSPDGNPGQPGLPGPNGENGGPGYKGYKGDAGDCDCRGGGTPGFPGLPGPPGVNGGPGFDGRKGDPGDPGSPGFGGGQGPPGRQGVPGFFGRKGEKGESYYRGPAIGLKGEIGAPGPRGPMGETGKPGRDALPGFPGAPGPPGDGGYGTVGEKGFPGYPGSKGRAGDPGYPGSGSVGAPGLPGEKGDPGQPGFPGSNGLPGPRGENSCGGVYDGGEGKGQYRKCDDAEKGEPGYPGAPGRPGRKGEPGEKGYQPGGSGFDGSKGDRGEPGSGGQPGPQGFPGPRGDPGFPGIPGQGLDGGRGKDGIPGRPGAKGQPGEVLGATPGAPGRDGVPGYPGDKGQPGTPGGPGSPGFDGRSGVPGLKGERGIDGLPGYPGPPGPPSERGIPFPGQPGLPGSKGLSGPPGYPGRKGDRGDPGFPGPAGMKGTPGQPGTPGFPGSRGIPGPPGPGTRDGVPGIPGRKGERGFAGLIGFPGLPGRPGSPGFPGSKGLPGGPGRDGRDGGSGYPGQKGERGYTGRPGLPGLPTPLNYLEKGDLGNPGSNGLPGFPGPRGDKGLPGRPGRQGLPGLPGYAEQSKGQPGEPGYPGRAGSPGYPGPKGEAGIMGFPGMSGPRGDEGASGFPGNPGESGRPGGKGIPGESYGYPGGPGPKGQPGDSGFPGGRGNDGAPGDNGFPGSPGYSGAKGAPGEGGRPGIMGSPGFPGPKGQSFYPGRRGQDGTPGLPGSPGGPGTKGLSGPPGLDGLNGLGGPKGLPGTPGGNAGGLPGTPGIPGLKGERGVSYPGAPGFPGGKGERGQQGGPGLPGFPGRPGLPGVSVGSNYPGPTGDPGLPGLDGEYGFQGPPGPPGPPGPGTAQGDRGDPGLPGFPGSPGRKGEAGGPGSPGSPGFPGIKGEQGDSGYGGGPGLKGFNGDPGFYGSKGAKGLRGRAGRPGPPGPMETRPIPRPLGDLGYPGDGGIPGEPGVSGRPGTPGPSGAKGPPGPVGKLGRTGSAGPSGTVGEGGPPGFPGPTGDQGLPGNIGRPGIPGGVGRSSSIGYTLVKHSQDAQVPMCPQGMAKLWEGYSLLYVEGQEKAHNQDLGQPGSCLPRFSTIPFLYCSPNEVCYYASRNDKSYWLSTTAPIPMMPVAEQQIRPYISRCSVCEAPSQAVAVHSQDMNIPSCPPGWRSLWIGYSFLMHTAAGAEGGGQSLVSPGSCLEDFRATPFIECNGGKGSCHYFANKYSFWLITVDPNTEFRFSPAQETLKGGQERSRVSRCQVCSKLL